CCTTAGCCGTTTTGGGCGCAATACATTGGATGTCCTGCTTATGCTTGATGAATTATCAAAATTAAATGTGGTTGCCTACTTTGAAACTGAGAATATTTGGTCTAATGATCCTCGAGTAAAAAAGTACATTACTATGGTAGCAGCAGCTTATCAGGAAGAAAGCAGACAGAAAAGTGAAGCTATCAAATGGGGTATCCGAGAAAGCAGTCGCCACGGACATATAAAGTTAAATCACTCACAGTTTCTTGGCTACGGCAAAGATACCAATGGAAACCTTGTAATCATTGAAGAAGAAGCTAAAATTGTACGGCTTATTTATGATTTGTTTCTGCAAGGTTACGGCTGTCGCAAGATCAAGAAATATCTCGAAGATTACGGTATAAAAACGGTCACTGGTAAAGAGCAATGGAGTACGTCAACCATTGACCGAATCTTGTCCAATGAAAAATATATTGGCCGTAATATTACTCCCAAAACTCATACGCCTGATTTTCTTACAGGTAAACAAGAAGAAAACCAAGGACAAATAGATACGATTATTATTGAGAATGCTCACCAAGCGATTATTAGCCAAGAAGTGTTTGAAGTTGTACAGAATTTAAAAGGAAACATTAAGGACAAAGAAGTAATTATAAATAGAATCTGTTTCTAAAGCAGAAATTTTGCTGTTTTTCAATGGGTTTCACTATAATACTGTTAGTATTTCCATAATTTACACAAATCTAATTGCTTTATTCGCCGATGCGATATATAATATATACAATATTTATTTGTAAAAGGAACGTTTTGATGGATTATATGACAGCGAAAGAAGCAGCGGAAAAATGGGCAATCACTCCACGCCGGGTACAGGTGCTTTGCGCACAGGGCAAAATACCGGGCGCTGTTCGGTTTGGGGTTACTTGGGCAATACCCAAGGATGCGGCGAAGCCTAAGGATGGGCGGCGCAGAATACAAAAAGCTGAAAGATAAATACCGAGGAGTTATTTAATGAAAACAACTGTTATTAGTTCTTTTGATGATTATGTTACTTACACAGAAAACTATAAAAACAATTACTATTTTAGAGGACAAGCAAATTGCCAATGGGAAATAGCTCCATCTTTGTTTAGAAAAAAAGACTGTCTACCGTTGGAATGTGAAAAAATTCAGGAAGAGATGAAACTATCCAAATTGGATGTTTTTTCTTCAATATTTAAACTTCAGCACTATGGATTTTCAACGAGAATCTGTGATTTAAGTATTAGTCCCCTGAGTTCATTGTTTTTTACTATAGAAGATAATTCTCAGAGTAACTCCGATGGCGTTGTATATGTTTTTAATAAAGAGCTTGCTATTCCATTTAGCAGCAAAGAGGTTGTGTTGTTTTCAAAAGTTCTTCTAAAAAATTACCCAACCATTGACGCATTAGAGGAGGATGTATTCTCAAAGAATCAGATTCAAGAAATCTTATCTTCAAATTATATTATACAATATGACTATCATTTTTCTTATACGAACCAAAGAGCTATTCTTCAAGGAGGTACAGGAATATTATTTGGATTTGATTGCAGTAATGATGTAATTAGTCCTATTGGCAAAAAGGGTCTTGACGCTTATATCGATGAAAAAATTATTGTTCCCCGTGATATTAAAAGTGAAATAAGCGACAGATTAAGGAAACTCGGCTTTATACATGATGTTTTATATCAAGTTTTTGAAAGTACAAATACAACCAAAAACTTTTCATTAACTAAAACTAAGTTTGATATTCATGATAAATATGAGTTTAGAAAGATTCTGGCCAATTATCAAATTAGTAGTATTAACTTTGATAAAGAAGAATTGATTAAAAGAATTGATGAAATTTATAAAAAATTATTTCTTGCATATGGTGCTAATGCTCGTATATGGCTATACATTTTTCTTGATGAAAATGATCTGACTGAAGGCAACTTTATTTGTAGAACAGAATGGAATCAAGATTGTCCTTACACAATTAAATGGACTAAAGATTATTTTACCAGAAGATTTAGCTATATAAATGAACAGGCCTCTGAACAGGAGATAATTAGGAGATTTAGCGATTTAATTCATCTGATTAATGCCGCATTCGATGATATATCGCATTTTGTTTCTAATAATATATATTCAATAAAGGACTTAATAAATAAAATACAAGCGTATAAAAAACAAGTTAAAATAGCATCTTTTAAATCTGACGACATTCCAAAAGGTAACTGTGATATTGAGAAGTTTTCAAATGCTGCTTATGCATATATCAAGGATGTAGAACGCCTTATTGATGAAATGTTGTTATATACTTCCAGAGGAGAGAAAGAACAATTTCTTAAATACTGGGTGGAAGTTCTTGTGAAAGATTGTAAGAAATCCAAAGAACGTTTGGAAAAGATGGAGGTAAAACATGATTAAAGTTGTATATTTTGATGACTTGTCAGCAACAGATTATCTAAACATATATGATGGTGGAGAAAAAATACAAACTAAAAATAAAATTGAAGAAAAAAATAAAGAGTTAGCAAGTAAGACTTCTGCTAATTTGTTTGCTAAGCTAAGCTGGCTTCCTTTTTTAGGTGGCAGTGCTGAAACAAGTGCAAGTGCAGACTTTTCATTAAGTGGGTCGTCCTTAGTAAAAACTACACTATCAAATACTGTTTTAACAGACTTTTTGAATAGAGCTCAAAATGATGAAAGAATATGTGTATTTAATGATTATAAAGTAAGAGCTTATAAAAACTCTATCGCATTTTTTAAAATGTTTACACCCTTTCTAAAAATTACAAAATCCGACTTCACTACCGATGAGGGTTTTGTTTTCGATATTTCTAAGTTAGATGAGGCTTTTACCAGCGGCAAAGGCTATTATGAATTAATTGCCGAGAATACCGTAGGTGGGATGCTGAAAAAGCACATATTCCGTTTCAACATTGTATCTTTCAGAAATAATTATAGTATAGCTGATTTATCTAAAATGGATTTAAATTATTATGCAGTCAAGGTCGGAAAATCTGAGGAAGAGATGTTGGATATTAGTAAGGAGTTTAATTTTGAGCAGAAATCAATAAGTTCTGCTTTTGATATTATTGAAGATCAAAGTAACGGCAATGCCTTGGATGTATTCGACGTAATTCTTGCCGGAGTAGATATATGAAGAAAATTACTATTTTTTATGGTCCTAAAAAAGGGTATGAAAAACTAATACCAAATGACAACACTTCATTATCAGAATTTATAACCAATGATGATGCGAAAAGGAAAGAGATTATCATTAAGCAACAGAATCAAGGACAAGAATATGAAGCGGAGAAAATTAAAACTCATATTAATAATTTAGTTGCTTATTCAGAATCATATGCTGGAATTACCGAGGGGGCCGTTCAAAGCTTTATCAGCATATTAAGCGGATATGATATTGATAATCTATTCCTTCAAAATCCGCCTATTCAAATACGGCAACAATTTGAACAGACTTTCCCCAAAATAGTTGAAGTAAAAAAATATAATTATAAAACATTGACTAAATCAGCTTTCTTAAAAATAAACAATTCTTTTTCTGAATATATCGTTGGACAAGAGAAGGCTAAAGAACGTATTCTTGTTTCATTATACCCTTTGCTAAATAAATCTAATAGAAAACCTATGGTCTTGATGTTTTATGGTCCTTCGGGGGTAGGCAAAACAGAAACGGCAAAATTCATTAGCAAAACACTGGGTGAAAAACTATTCAGAAAACAATTTTCAATGTTTCATAGTGGAGAGTTTAGCGGTTATTTATTTGGAGGAAACCATTCACAACCATGTTTTGCTAAAGATTTGTTAGAAAGGGAATCAAATGTAATTTTGCTTGATGAGTTTGATAAACCGGCGCCTGTGTTTCATAGTGCTTTTTATCAGCTGTTTGATGAGGGTGTTTTTGAAGATAAAAATTATCATGTCGAATTATTTAATTCAATAATCATATGTACATCTAATTACCAAAATGAGGAGGAAATTAGAAAGTATTTGGGCGATCCAATCTTTTATCGGTTTGATCGATTTATAAAGTTTGATACCTTATCTTTAGAATCAATAAAGAGAATTATTGACATATGTGCGTCAAACAAAATGAAAACCATTAATTTCAAGGAAAGGAAAATCGTTAATATCAAGAGAATTAAAGATATTATGTATAGTAACGCCTCCAGATTTACCAATGTAAGACAAGTCGATAAAATAGTGCAGGAATTTATCGATATGGAATTGGTTAATAGATTTATATTAAATAACTCAAAAAAGTAATACCCCTTTATTAGTGCATCTATTTTGACCTAATGACACAACGACCTTGAAATTTAAATAGTTTCAAGGTTTTTTCATTTTATGAAAGGAAAATGACCACTAATTTAACGCACACGGTCTTTTGAAAAAAATGTTGAGCCGTGTGGGGCAGAAAGGTGGTTTTATTATGCCTAAAATTAAAATGTGTGACAGCGATAACAAAAGTATAAAGGATGGGTGTGAGGAGTTTTTACTTATGTGCAAGGTGAGAAACTATTCCAAGTATACGATTAAGTATTATCAAAATGTGATACACAACTTTGAACTTTTCTATCCACTTGATAGTAGCATTGAAGAGGTTACAGAACTAATAGTAAATAAGTATCTACTATTTCTGAACAATAAAGGGATTGCAGGGAAAACAGTTAAAGCTTATATAGGCGGTATCAGAACAGTATTCTACTTCTTTATGGAGAAAGGTTGGATTGAGAAATTTATCATTAAGAGGCCTAAATTTGAAAAGCCAATTAAAAATGTATATATGAAAGAAGAATTAAATAAACAGCTTCATTCTAAATTAACATATGATGATGCAGAAAATCTCTTTAATTTAATAATAGATCATGGGGAGCATTGTAGTGAAAAGTACTTTAAAGAAGGAATGATTTCAGGAATTAGATTATTCAAGGAGCTACTATATACATAATATAAACATGATTATATAAAGATTTAAGCCACTTTTTATTCTTAATGGATAGATAATACCAAAAGGTATTATAACTTGAAGTTAGGATTAAGAAGTGGCTATTTTTATTGATAAATAAGATGCAATTATAAGGGGGCGTAGTTTACATTCTATCGGAGTATTTGATGTTTTCATAGGGTGCTATCACTTCGGGATACACCGAAAGGTTATTTTTTTCAACCGATACTAATATTTGAATAGAATTTATGAATGGTTTAAATCTTTTAGTTTTGAAGAGGATTCATTTGAAATAAAAAATAAAACCAATAAAAAAGATTAAGCAAATAATAAAAGCCCTCACAAGACAAATTATTAAATACTTAATCTAAATCAACACTTACAAATACATAATATCACTTTTAAATTTTTTCTGCAATCTCTATATTTTTATTTAATAGATATTTATCGGGCTAAATAAAGAAAAGATTTCATAGGTAAATATTGTTAATAATAAAACTTTAATATATAATAACTACAGGATTACCGTTTGGCGGTTTAGTCACTTACTCTCAAAAGGGCTTGGGCTTAATTGGAAGTAGGTGATGCTATGTATGTTACATATGATGGGTTGTTTAACTATTCACTTGTGATAATTGGAATCGTTTCCATTTGTGTTACAGTATGCATTGCAATACTTAAGCACAAAAAATAGCAACAACCGCCTATACTTTAGCGAGTTGGCGGCTGTTGTTTAAAACGTAAGTTTTGACTAACCGCCCTGCAAAAGCGGTAATCCTTTTATATCTATATAATATCATTATATAATTTTTAATTCAACAAAAGTTCTAAAATATTTTTTATTTAATCTTTAACAATTACAATTATTACCAAGTAACCTCACAAATTCACCAAAATTTAAAACTAAAAACGCACCTCTATCCCTTTAATTGCAATGGATTTCACGTTTTTTATTTTTATTAAAATTTTTATCAAAAAATCGGTGTTGAAATTTCAATGGTTTGAGGGGTGTAGGGGTACATTATTCATACTTCGATGTCCAAGGATTCCACCTAATTCGTGGTAGATTTCCTTGATTTCATCGCATATCGCGTTCTTTTGGGCATAGTAATCCGATTTACTATGTTTCAAGTAATTGTAGTAAGCATTTGGAAATATTCCTGTTTTGCTTAGTAGCCAACGGAGGCCAAACTGATTTTTATGATTTTCTATGAATCGATATACCACTAATCGATTCCTTTGCAAAGAATGCCGCTGCTTTTTTTAGGAAGTCATTTTCTTTCTTGGCTTCTGCAAGTTCTTGCCTTAGGTTATGAACCTCCTGCATTAATTCGTATTCGGATTTTGTGGCATCATTTTTTTGGCGTTCTTGGCGATAAGTACGCATCCAGTTGGATATAGTTGCGTGACAAACTCCGTATTCGGCGGCAAGACTTGAAATGGTACGTCCATCTTGGACATGCAATTTTACGACTTTTCGTTTTGTTTCTTCGCTAACTGTTTTCATACAAAAACTCCTTTTCTAATAAGTATTTTAATCTATTAGATGGGAGTGTTACAAGTTTAATATACCATTGCAGGCATGAAAATATTCATTATCCTTACGATGTGAGCGTTCCACTTTACCATTATGTCTTGGAGTATAAGGCCTTATCATTTTATGGATAATACCTTGTTCCTTAAGAGTTCGTTGGAATAGCGTTAACGTTGGATTTTTAGAAGTACCAAGACATTTTGTAAATTCCTGCCCATTATCGGTCTGAACACATTCGATCTTAAATGGGAAAGCTTTCATAACTTGTTTAAGGAATTCAGAAGCAGAATAAGAGCTGTGATCCTCAAAAGCAGCAAGATATCTAAAACGAGAGAATTCATCAATAGCAGTATATTGATAGAATTTCTTATCAGAAGCTTCGCCAACAAGGCAAGAGGATGGAACAAATTTAACATCAATTTGTACTCTTTGACCTGGATACTCCATTTGCTCATATTTTTTAGCAATATATTTAGGATTCTGAGGTTTCTTAGGGATCAAAGATTGTTTGATTAGTACTCGATAAAGACCAGTAATGGATCTGGAATATCCACGCTGTCGCAGTTTGACCCAAAAGACAACAAGACCTGCATTTGGATTCCTACGACGCATATCATGAATGAGTTTAAGCTCATTTGCAGTATGCTAATTTTTATGGGAATGAGGCTTACGAGAAAGTTCTCTCAGGGACTCAATGGAGCCATCATATCTACGCAACCAACGATAAATATATTGCCTGTTGTGATGATATCTGATAGCAGCTTTTGTAAGGCCAAATCTTTGAGCATATTTAATTAAGGATAGACGATATTTCATATCTTGTGTTATACTTGCCATACGGGAGACCTCCAATTTGTGATGTTTTGGTTTGTGGTGAATGAAGCATAACATAATTTTAGTGTTTCCTGTATTTAATTTTTGTCTTAATGTAACACATGTATTGTAATCCTACAAATGGCTGATGTGCACATCGGCCTTGCGGAAGGAATGGACAACAAAAAAGCGCCCCTGTTCGGAGCGTCACAAGCGACATTAGAAAGGCTGCATCAATCAGATAATATCTGCCACCGTTTCCCTCATGCCGCTATTGATGTTTGGGCTAAAGCGCGTCTATGACAATCACCTGTATTTCCAGCGGTGCAAGCTGTGCAACAATTTATTCCTTGCCAAGACCGCCAATATCCCCACCTACTGCGGCGAGAACTGCAAACGGGAAGCGGTGCGGCTCAACAAGCAGCGATTTGACGAAAAGGCTAAAATGCTGGATTATGAGCGGCAGCACAAAAACAGCTATATGTACTGGTACAACAAGGTGAAGAAGCTACAAAACGAATCTTCCGGCGCTGATAAGCGGACGAAAGTGGAAACGGCTTTTGAAGTGTTCAAGGCCAAGAACGTCGAGCGCAAAACGGCGGTAAAGGATGGCCGGATGCCAGAGAAGAAATATATTGATTGGCTTTATAAGCAACAAGGAGAGATCGAGAGATAATAATTGAATTTTTGTAAGATAATCTATCCTGATGCGTCTTATAGTTAAGGAGGTGAAAAAGTGACCGAGATTGAGAAAATATACAAAGAATATTTTTATGACGTTTTTTTGTATATGAAGGGGCTGTCCGGTGATGAGCAAATCGCAGAAGATATTACTTCGGAAACCTTCTTCAAGGCTATAAACGCCCTCGACAATTTTAAAGGTAGATGTGATATAAAAGTATGGCTATGCCAAATTGCAAAAAACTGCTATTTTTCATATCTGCGCAAGAACAAAAACGTTATACCGGCAGATGTGGTTGAAGAACAGGATGACCGCCCTGATTTGGAACAATCAATTGCTAATTCGGAAATGTCATTGATAATACACGAGATTTTGCATAATCTGACGGAGCCTTATAAAGAGGTTTTTACATTAAGAATATTCGGAGAATTAAGCTTTAAGCAAATTGCAAAATTATTCGGCAAAACTGAAAACTGGGCTTGTGTTACTTATCACCGAGCCAGAAATAAAATTAGAGAACGATTGGAGGATTAACAATGAAAGTGACTTGCGATGTAATAAAAGACCTTATTCCCTTATATGTTGAGGATATTGCAAGTGCAGATACCGTTGTACTGATAGAGGAGCACATCGGTTCCTGTGAAAAATGCAAGAAAGAATTGGAAAAAATACGCGCGCCGTATAATATGCCAATTAATACAAATATTTTGCCATTAAAAAAATTAAGAACAGCCCTGCAAAAAAAGAAGATTCTTACTATTTTGTTGTCTATAGCGCTGACGCTGGCCGTTACTGTTATTGCGATTGGTTACCTATCTACTCCCGACTACCTCCCGTACTCAAAGGATGTAATAACCATAACCAAACAAGTCGACGGAAGGGTATTTGCGCAATTCGGAAATGGTGTATCAGGATACAGTTTGGAAAAATATCCCACAGAAGATAACTTGGGTTTTATCTATCATATTAGCACATGGGATAGCATGTGGAGCAGATATATAGCTAAAAACAGCGTGCAGGATATTGTATTAAATCCCGATGGGGAGAAAGTTTCAAGTATATATTATAGTTTTTCAGACGGCAAGGAAGATATTTTAATATACGGGGCAGATCAAAACCCGAACGGCGGTATTATGATGCTTCCGCGCCTATTTCTGTCATATTATGCAACCTTTGCACTAATTATGGCTGTTATTTGCGGTATTGTATTATTTATAATCCGTAAAAATGAAAGATGGAAAAATATTATGGTAAATATTTTACTACTTCCAGCAGCCTATCTTTTGGCTCATATTTGTATAAAAGGGTTCACGGGCGTATCTTACGCTGCAACCCGAGATCTGTTTGCCATACTGCTGGCAACAGTATTTTTGTACAGTGCTTTATTTATTACTAAATTGTTACTTCACAGGAAGTTGACCCAAATCAAGTGAGCATAATATGGAAATGCATATTATGTATTTGCCACTTCATTTCTAAAATGAGGACTAAGGGCACCTAGTTTAAGCCTTTTTATTTCACTTTTGTGGATTTATTCCTACCGAACTTTAACTGATATTTATTCAGCTTATAGTTCAAGGTCTGTCTGGAAATTTTCAGCTCATCTGCCAGCTTGGCCAGAGAACTTGTCTGTTCTCCGCGCTGGGCAATAAAAGCTTTTTCAAAGGTTTCCAGTCCTTCTTTGAGAGAACCGTTGAACCAATACTGATCCGGATAGGACGGAGTTGAGGGCGTTTGATCATCCAGCCAATAGAGCCGAGAAAAGTCATCCTTTTCGATAATAGAGGAAGAAGCAAAGTTAAAGGCTCCCTCAATGGAATTCTTCAATTCTCGCACATTCCCAGGCCAATCGTAGGATTTCAGAAAATCGGATACCTCGGGTGAAACACCCTTAATATTCTTTTTCATTTCCTTGTTGTAAACTTTAATAAAATGGGTGGTCAAATAGGGAATATCGCCTTTTCGCTCCCGCAAAGGCGGTACTTCCAGCTGCACACCGGATAATCGATAGAACAAATCCTTTCGGATGCGGTTCTCGTTTATACAGCACTGCGGATGTTCGTTGATGGCAGCGATGATGCGCACATCGATTTTTTTGGGGGCAGAGCCGCCGATTCTGGTAATCTTTTTCTCTTCAATGGCTTTTAGCAGCTTGGCCTGCATATTCAAATCCATGGAATTAATCTCGTCTAAAAAGACGGTTCCGCCGTTGGCCAATTCAAATATACCCGCTTTGCTTTCTGCGCCGGTATAGCTGCCCTTGGTGGTGCCGAAAAAAATGCTTTCCAGCAGGGTGTTGGGAATAGCAGCACAATTTTGAGAGATGAACAGGTTATTTTTTCTGGTGCTGGAGCTGTGAATGGACTGAGCTACCAGTTCCTTTCCAGTACCGGTTTCTCCATAGATGAGAATACTGGTATTGGTCTGAGATACTTTATGTATTTTATATTTCAGCAGTTTGATTTCTTCCGAAGCGCCGATGATATCCTGAGTCATATATAAGTCATCCGTATGGGTGACAGTCAGATTGGATAAGTCGATTCTGTTACGGAAGGTCAGAGCATCAATAAACTTGGTGGTGCTGATAGCTCCGATAATTTGCCCGTTTTCTACGATGGGAAAGGTGTTGTCTACAGCAGAGATTTCCCGGCCGGAGGCATGCCGAAGAATCTGGGTCTGATTGGTGGAGGTTTCGCCATACTTGACGGCTCGGGAACAGGTAGATGTTTCTGCTGTCAAATTGGGCCAGATATCCATGGGCGTTTTGCCAATGGAGTTTTTTTCATTCAAGTTGATGTCGTTGTCCACAAAGAGCCGATTATAGCGGACGATACAGTTCTCGTCCACAATCATGATTCCGTCAAAGAAGTTTCCTATGTTTGTTACCAGATTATAATAAACGTCATTGAGCATTTCCTATACTCCTTTTCATTGAAATTAGTTTCATCATAGCATAAAAATCAAAAACGTGTAAGGATCTTTCCATATTCAGTAAAAATTTTTATAAAATATTCTGAGAATAGTTCTTCCTGTTTTCAAAAATATGGAAAATAAACAGCCTGCTTTAAAAATGTTTTTTTGCTGATATTCTTATGTTTTCAAGCCCTATGCCCTAACAGCCCAAGCCTATTTATTCTAGCAGTTTGATTTTGGCATTCTTTTTGCGCTTTATAGGCGCAGAAAATAAGACTGCATGCAAAGGCCAGAACGGAGCAGAGGGGGAAAAGCCTATGAATTAATTAAGCCGCAGAAAAAAATTGCGACAGATTCACAGATTTGAAAAAGAAAGAATTAATAGAAATTCACAAAATTTAGAAAAGAACGTAGTAGGAATTTATGAAAATGAAGAAGGAGTAATTAGAAATGGATAAAATCATCGGTAAAGATATCGAAAAGACTGACAATCTGAATCGAGCATTAAAGCTTCCTGCCGTCGTTATGGTCAGCATGGGCGGAACTGTGGGGACAGGCCTCTTTCTAGGCTCGGGATACGTCATGCAGAATGCAGGTCCGGGCGGAACGCTGATTGCTTATTTATTTGGAGGCGTCATCATGTATCTGATGATGCTGTGCCTGGGAGAACTGATGGTAGCAAAACCGGTAGCAGGCGGCGTGCAGGCGTATGCTACTGAGATGATCAATCCGGCTATGGGTTTTACAGTAGGATGGATTAAAACCTTGGCCTATGCCTTGACGGCATCTGCGCAGCTGGTAGCTTCCTCAATTATTATCGGCAACATTTTTCCTCAAGTACCGTCCATTTATTTTATAGCCGCATTTATTTTACTTTTTATTGTGATGAATATGGGGCCGGTAGATAAAGCAGGAAATTCGGGATTTGTTTTTAGCAGCATTAAGTTTTTTCTGGTCATCTCTTTTATATTAGTTGGCTCTGCCATGATTCTGGGGATTGGATTTAAACCCACAGGCTTTTCCAACATGGTCAATGACGGAGGATTTTTCCCCGTGGGCATAAAGGGTATCGTGATGACTATGATGTCGGCGGCTTTCGCCTTTGGCGGTGCTGATCTTTGTGCCAGTGCGGCAGGAGAGGCTGAAAATCCGGAAAAGACTCTTCCTAAGGTAATCAACTGGACCATTTGGGGATTGATTGTGTGCTACATCGTATCCTTTGTGATCCTGCTGGCCATTTTACCTTGGCGTACAGCAAGTCTAAATTCCAGCCCATTTGCTGATGTATTTAAGCTGGCTGGTTTTCATTCAGGAGAACTTATCGTCAATGTATGTGTATTGACATCAGCCCTGTCGTCAGGCAATGCTTTCGTTTTTGCCTGCACCCGTTCTCTGTGGTCTATGGGAAGCTTAGGGCAAGCGCCGTCCTTTCTGTCAAAGCTGAGCAGGAAAAAGGTGCCTGTTGCGGCACTGATAACCACCATGGTAGTGGCTTCTCTGGCTGTAATATCTGCTTTTGTGGCCAAGGATACCGTATACTTGTTCCTGCAATCCGTCATCGGTATCGCTAATGTGTTTACATACACTTTGTACGCTGCCTGTCTCATGATATTTAGAAAGGCATACGTAGAGGAACAAGGGTCTGCGGAGAGTTTAAAATATAAAACACCTTTTTATCCGATTACACCTGTTCTGCTCATCACCATGTGTGCTATTCTATTCATAGGCATGTTTTTTGATCCTAGTCAGAAATTAGCATTGATGACAGGAATTCCGACATTGGTTCTATTATATGGGTTCTTTAGCCTATATCAGAATGTTTTAAAAAAATCTATAAATAAATAACAGGGAAAGGCACAAGCTTTCCTCGACAGAAGAAAGGAAGAACAAATGAGCAAAATTCAGGAATTACTTTATAAACTGGTATCTGTGCAAAGTGATACAGGAACCAAACTGGAGGTGGACATGGCGGAATACCTCTTTGATATCGTCAAAGAGCAGGCGTATTTTCAGGAGCATCCCCAGCTCTGTGGCATGTATTACGGAGATGACTTTTTAAAGAGACCCATTGTATGGGCCTTGAGAAAAGGAAAGAGCCAAAATACCATCATTCTCACTGGACATTATGATGCGGTGGGCTTGGAACCTTATGGAACTGTGAAGGCCTATGCCTTGAAACCGGAAGAATTGAAGGAAAAATTAAAAGATCTGGAGCTGTCTCCGGAAATAAAGGCCGATCTGGAGAACAGTGATTGGCATTTTGGACGGGGAATCAATGACATGAAGGCAGGTCTGTCCATCAATCTGAATGCCATAGATTCCATTGAAGATGCTGAGGCAAATATTCTCTTTATGGCCGTCCACGACGAAGAAAATTTATCGGCAGGTATGAGGCAAGGGACCAAACTTCTGGTAGAGCTGTCTGAAAAACACCATTTAGATTATAAACTCATGGTCATTACAGAGCCTCACACCCGAAGTGCAGATGATCGGTTTAAAATGTTTACCGGAACGGTGGGTAAAATCATGCCGCTGATCGTGGCCAAGGGAAAGACCACCCACATCAGCGACGTGATGAACGGGCTGAACGCCACCCTTATCACATCCCGGATTGTAACCGAGCTGGAACTGAATCCGGAGCTTTGCTCTTCCGATTTGGGCATGATGACCACGCCGCCTACAGTGCTTTATGCCAGAGATTTAAAGGGAAGCTATGATGTTTCCA
This region of Aminipila luticellarii genomic DNA includes:
- a CDS encoding recombinase family protein; the protein is MSKQITTIPARPNQDEKRLKVAAYCRVSTEHEEQRQSLKSQVAYYTQKICGNPDWDFAGIYAEQESGTRVDNREEIQRLMNNCRNGKVDLILMKSLSRFGRNTLDVLLMLDELSKLNVVAYFETENIWSNDPRVKKYITMVAAAYQEESRQKSEAIKWGIRESSRHGHIKLNHSQFLGYGKDTNGNLVIIEEEAKIVRLIYDLFLQGYGCRKIKKYLEDYGIKTVTGKEQWSTSTIDRILSNEKYIGRNITPKTHTPDFLTGKQEENQGQIDTIIIENAHQAIISQEVFEVVQNLKGNIKDKEVIINRICF
- a CDS encoding helix-turn-helix domain-containing protein, with translation MDYMTAKEAAEKWAITPRRVQVLCAQGKIPGAVRFGVTWAIPKDAAKPKDGRRRIQKAER
- a CDS encoding FRG domain-containing protein, which encodes MKTTVISSFDDYVTYTENYKNNYYFRGQANCQWEIAPSLFRKKDCLPLECEKIQEEMKLSKLDVFSSIFKLQHYGFSTRICDLSISPLSSLFFTIEDNSQSNSDGVVYVFNKELAIPFSSKEVVLFSKVLLKNYPTIDALEEDVFSKNQIQEILSSNYIIQYDYHFSYTNQRAILQGGTGILFGFDCSNDVISPIGKKGLDAYIDEKIIVPRDIKSEISDRLRKLGFIHDVLYQVFESTNTTKNFSLTKTKFDIHDKYEFRKILANYQISSINFDKEELIKRIDEIYKKLFLAYGANARIWLYIFLDENDLTEGNFICRTEWNQDCPYTIKWTKDYFTRRFSYINEQASEQEIIRRFSDLIHLINAAFDDISHFVSNNIYSIKDLINKIQAYKKQVKIASFKSDDIPKGNCDIEKFSNAAYAYIKDVERLIDEMLLYTSRGEKEQFLKYWVEVLVKDCKKSKERLEKMEVKHD
- a CDS encoding DUF6414 family protein, encoding MIKVVYFDDLSATDYLNIYDGGEKIQTKNKIEEKNKELASKTSANLFAKLSWLPFLGGSAETSASADFSLSGSSLVKTTLSNTVLTDFLNRAQNDERICVFNDYKVRAYKNSIAFFKMFTPFLKITKSDFTTDEGFVFDISKLDEAFTSGKGYYELIAENTVGGMLKKHIFRFNIVSFRNNYSIADLSKMDLNYYAVKVGKSEEEMLDISKEFNFEQKSISSAFDIIEDQSNGNALDVFDVILAGVDI
- a CDS encoding AAA family ATPase, with product MKKITIFYGPKKGYEKLIPNDNTSLSEFITNDDAKRKEIIIKQQNQGQEYEAEKIKTHINNLVAYSESYAGITEGAVQSFISILSGYDIDNLFLQNPPIQIRQQFEQTFPKIVEVKKYNYKTLTKSAFLKINNSFSEYIVGQEKAKERILVSLYPLLNKSNRKPMVLMFYGPSGVGKTETAKFISKTLGEKLFRKQFSMFHSGEFSGYLFGGNHSQPCFAKDLLERESNVILLDEFDKPAPVFHSAFYQLFDEGVFEDKNYHVELFNSIIICTSNYQNEEEIRKYLGDPIFYRFDRFIKFDTLSLESIKRIIDICASNKMKTINFKERKIVNIKRIKDIMYSNASRFTNVRQVDKIVQEFIDMELVNRFILNNSKK
- a CDS encoding phage integrase SAM-like domain-containing protein; this translates as MPKIKMCDSDNKSIKDGCEEFLLMCKVRNYSKYTIKYYQNVIHNFELFYPLDSSIEEVTELIVNKYLLFLNNKGIAGKTVKAYIGGIRTVFYFFMEKGWIEKFIIKRPKFEKPIKNVYMKEELNKQLHSKLTYDDAENLFNLIIDHGEHCSEKYFKEGMISGIRLFKELLYT
- a CDS encoding transposase, which codes for MKTVSEETKRKVVKLHVQDGRTISSLAAEYGVCHATISNWMRTYRQERQKNDATKSEYELMQEVHNLRQELAEAKKENDFLKKAAAFFAKESISGISIHRKS
- a CDS encoding DDE-type integrase/transposase/recombinase, which codes for MRRRNPNAGLVVFWVKLRQRGYSRSITGLYRVLIKQSLIPKKPQNPKYIAKKYEQMEYPGQRVQIDVKFVPSSCLVGEASDKKFYQYTAIDEFSRFRYLAAFEDHSSYSASEFLKQVMKAFPFKIECVQTDNGQEFTKCLGTSKNPTLTLFQRTLKEQGIIHKMIRPYTPRHNGKVERSHRKDNEYFHACNGILNL